One window of Methanogenium organophilum genomic DNA carries:
- the tes gene encoding tetraether lipid synthase Tes — protein MVLKQTKSLCPVCGSILPADVVEEDGQIYIIRECPDHGVSKHLYWSDAEMYKKFDIFEGIGPGIDNPQKEAAKGCPLDCGLCSNHKSGTLLANIDLTNRCNLACDFCFANAHACGYIYEPSFDDIVAMMQMLRDQKPVPAPAVQFSGGEPTMRDDLFAIVKKAKDMGFSQIQIATNGIKVAQDPQYAKDLVEAGTSTLYLHFDGVTRQTNPLIKISKKVIEHCRGANLGVVLVPTIINGRNDHEVGDIIRFAADNVDVIRGVNYQPVAFTGAASADNVARERVTIPDLAERIEEQTGGVIKKNYFYPVPCVLPFSDLVETYTGEPQVRFTTHQHCGAATYGFVTEDGLIPINEMVDVDEFFEAVKNMVEKLNQGEGSLNKYKTLVEGINDMRVSLRNNKISSNTVFWKIIAQTLVKHDFAALRDFHWNAIFIGTMHFMDSFNYDTDRVQRCCIHYATPDGTLIPFCTYNSGPVYREEIWQKYAQPIITKDEIVDPDAIS, from the coding sequence ATGGTATTAAAACAAACAAAAAGTCTGTGCCCGGTATGCGGGTCAATTCTGCCGGCAGATGTAGTCGAAGAGGATGGACAGATCTACATCATACGGGAATGCCCAGATCATGGTGTCAGTAAACATCTCTACTGGTCCGATGCAGAGATGTACAAGAAATTTGATATATTCGAGGGAATCGGACCAGGTATCGACAATCCGCAGAAAGAAGCGGCAAAGGGGTGTCCGCTGGACTGCGGTCTGTGCAGCAACCATAAATCAGGAACCCTGCTTGCTAATATCGACTTAACAAACCGCTGCAACCTTGCCTGTGACTTCTGTTTTGCGAACGCCCACGCATGCGGTTACATCTATGAACCGTCATTTGATGACATTGTTGCCATGATGCAGATGCTGCGGGACCAGAAACCGGTACCCGCCCCTGCCGTGCAATTCTCCGGCGGGGAGCCCACAATGCGTGATGATCTCTTTGCAATTGTGAAAAAAGCAAAAGACATGGGATTCAGCCAGATACAGATAGCAACAAACGGTATCAAGGTGGCGCAGGACCCGCAGTATGCAAAAGACCTTGTTGAAGCCGGAACAAGCACCCTCTATCTGCATTTTGACGGCGTCACCCGGCAAACAAATCCACTCATCAAGATCAGTAAAAAAGTCATCGAACACTGCAGAGGAGCAAATCTGGGGGTTGTATTGGTTCCAACGATCATTAATGGCAGAAATGACCATGAAGTGGGGGATATCATCCGGTTTGCAGCAGACAATGTCGATGTGATTCGTGGGGTTAACTATCAGCCGGTGGCATTCACTGGTGCCGCCTCTGCAGATAATGTGGCACGCGAACGGGTAACCATTCCTGACCTTGCTGAGAGAATCGAGGAACAGACCGGAGGGGTCATCAAAAAGAATTACTTCTACCCGGTACCATGTGTGCTCCCGTTCTCTGACCTTGTAGAGACCTATACCGGTGAACCACAGGTACGGTTCACCACGCACCAACACTGCGGGGCGGCAACCTATGGGTTTGTCACCGAAGACGGACTCATCCCCATCAATGAAATGGTTGATGTGGACGAATTCTTCGAAGCCGTCAAAAATATGGTTGAAAAACTGAACCAAGGCGAAGGTTCGCTGAACAAGTATAAGACCCTCGTCGAAGGCATCAATGACATGAGGGTATCACTCAGGAACAACAAAATCAGCAGCAACACCGTATTCTGGAAAATAATTGCACAGACTCTTGTAAAACACGACTTTGCAGCTCTGCGGGATTTCCACTGGAATGCAATATTTATCGGCACTATGCATTTCATGGACAGTTTTAACTACGACACAGACCGCGTGCAACGCTGCTGTATTCATTATGCCACCCCTGACGGCACCCTGATTCCCTTCTGCACCTATAACAGCGGCCCGGTGTACAGGGAAGAGATCTGGCAGAAATATGCACAACCCATCATTACAAAGGACGAAATTGTTGATCCTGACGCCATTAGCTAA
- a CDS encoding CDP-2,3-bis-(O-geranylgeranyl)-sn-glycerol synthase produces MIPAYVPNSAAAVFGGGRPVDGGRNWRDGRRMLGDGKTWRGFFGGVLSGIVIGIAQVAAEPYLGLSLLTPSVVVCLAAGALLGDMVKSFAKRRLNKTRGEEWLIADQYDLVVGAFVLLLIFNYSWVATTITPLILVWILILTPLLHRGVNIIGYLIGVKDVPW; encoded by the coding sequence ATGATCCCTGCCTATGTCCCCAATTCCGCGGCGGCTGTGTTTGGCGGCGGAAGGCCGGTGGATGGCGGGAGAAACTGGCGTGACGGGAGACGGATGCTGGGTGACGGAAAGACCTGGCGGGGCTTTTTTGGTGGTGTTCTCTCAGGAATTGTCATAGGGATCGCTCAGGTGGCGGCAGAACCATACCTTGGTCTCTCGCTTCTGACCCCTTCTGTAGTGGTCTGCCTCGCAGCAGGCGCGCTTCTGGGAGATATGGTGAAAAGCTTTGCGAAAAGGCGTCTTAATAAGACGCGTGGCGAGGAATGGTTGATCGCAGACCAGTATGATCTGGTGGTGGGGGCATTTGTTCTGCTCCTCATCTTCAATTATTCCTGGGTCGCGACCACAATCACCCCACTCATACTGGTCTGGATTCTCATCCTGACCCCGCTTCTCCACCGTGGGGTAAACATTATCGGCTATCTCATAGGAGTGAAAGATGTACCATGGTAG
- the pyrE gene encoding orotate phosphoribosyltransferase, translating into MVEIIVNESVKESLIAFGAIQFGEFTLASGAKSTYYINIKDAATQPGLLTAIGSAIADLGPYDCIAGVAVGAVPIAVAASLASGIPYAIIRKGEKGYGVGGTIIGDVKGKHVLLVEDVTTSGGSVMYGITALREAGAVVDTVVTVVDREQGASERLTEAGITLVPLVRVSDLLPQ; encoded by the coding sequence ATGGTAGAAATTATTGTGAATGAATCTGTGAAAGAGTCCCTGATTGCCTTCGGGGCAATACAGTTTGGTGAATTTACCCTCGCATCGGGGGCAAAGAGCACGTACTATATCAATATCAAAGATGCAGCAACCCAACCTGGCCTGCTCACGGCAATCGGCAGTGCCATCGCCGACCTGGGGCCATATGATTGCATCGCTGGTGTTGCGGTGGGTGCGGTGCCTATTGCAGTTGCCGCCTCACTTGCGTCCGGGATACCCTATGCAATCATCCGCAAGGGGGAGAAGGGATATGGCGTGGGAGGCACCATCATCGGGGATGTAAAAGGGAAACATGTGCTCTTAGTGGAGGACGTCACGACATCCGGAGGCAGTGTCATGTACGGCATTACTGCTCTGCGGGAGGCAGGAGCAGTTGTGGATACCGTTGTGACCGTCGTGGATCGCGAGCAGGGGGCATCCGAGCGCCTGACTGAAGCCGGCATTACTTTGGTTCCGCTCGTGCGTGTCTCTGACCTTCTCCCTCAATAA
- the purD gene encoding phosphoribosylamine--glycine ligase gives MNMKILVVGGGGREHALADALSRSSNVEIYSVMGKENPGIAALSADVYICKETEIDLVAEYAEAHGILYAVVGPEAPLEAGLADALAARGIACIGPRKEAARLETDKEFCRNLMRDHGIEGCPGYAAFHDPEEACRYIDAHDADLAIKPIGLTGGKGVKIMGEHLDREGAKAYIREIGGEVVLEERLIGEEFTLMAFVDGTHLVPMPLVQDHKRAYEGDIGPNTGGMGSYSMEDHSFPFVTDEDKNQAFAIMEQVIAALNAEGLPYVGFLYGQFMNTAGGPKVIEFNARFGDPEAMNLLTLLTSDFGAILGKMASGTLTPADVTFAPKASVCKYLVPEGYPDAPQNGERLTIGDYGGAKLFFANITCEDGVYYTQTSRTLAFVGVGDTLAEAEAQAQAGADAVSGSVRYRRDIGTQAVLERRIAHMREIR, from the coding sequence ATGAATATGAAAATTCTTGTTGTGGGTGGAGGTGGCAGAGAGCATGCACTTGCTGATGCCCTCTCACGCAGCAGCAATGTTGAAATCTATTCTGTAATGGGGAAAGAAAACCCCGGTATCGCTGCACTTTCTGCAGATGTGTACATCTGTAAGGAGACGGAAATAGACCTGGTTGCTGAATACGCAGAGGCGCATGGGATTCTTTATGCAGTCGTTGGCCCCGAGGCACCTCTGGAGGCAGGCCTCGCTGATGCTCTCGCTGCCCGGGGTATCGCCTGTATTGGCCCCCGGAAGGAAGCCGCACGGCTGGAGACCGACAAGGAGTTCTGTCGGAACCTGATGCGTGATCATGGGATCGAGGGGTGCCCCGGATATGCGGCATTCCATGATCCGGAAGAGGCATGCCGGTATATCGATGCCCATGACGCTGACCTTGCCATCAAGCCGATCGGCCTGACCGGCGGCAAAGGGGTCAAGATAATGGGGGAACACCTTGACCGCGAGGGTGCGAAGGCATATATTCGTGAGATTGGTGGGGAAGTTGTCCTCGAAGAGCGGCTGATCGGTGAAGAGTTCACCCTGATGGCATTCGTTGACGGTACCCATCTCGTGCCGATGCCTCTGGTCCAGGATCACAAACGAGCATATGAGGGGGATATCGGCCCGAATACCGGCGGAATGGGTTCTTACTCTATGGAAGATCATTCCTTCCCGTTTGTCACAGATGAAGACAAAAACCAGGCGTTTGCTATTATGGAGCAGGTCATCGCTGCACTGAATGCAGAAGGTCTCCCCTATGTCGGTTTCCTCTATGGCCAGTTCATGAATACTGCAGGTGGTCCCAAGGTGATCGAGTTCAATGCCCGGTTTGGTGATCCGGAGGCGATGAATCTTCTTACGCTTCTGACCTCTGACTTTGGAGCGATCCTCGGTAAGATGGCGTCAGGCACGCTTACCCCGGCCGATGTGACCTTCGCACCGAAGGCATCGGTCTGCAAATATCTGGTGCCGGAAGGCTATCCCGACGCTCCGCAGAACGGTGAGCGTCTCACCATCGGAGACTATGGGGGCGCGAAACTATTCTTTGCAAATATTACCTGTGAGGATGGTGTGTACTATACCCAGACGTCCCGCACCCTTGCATTTGTGGGGGTCGGTGACACCCTTGCCGAGGCTGAAGCACAGGCACAGGCGGGAGCAGATGCGGTCTCCGGCAGTGTTCGCTACCGCCGTGATATCGGAACGCAGGCGGTACTTGAACGAAGGATCGCCCATATGAGGGAGATCCGATGA
- the argF gene encoding ornithine carbamoyltransferase produces MKRDLLSIQDLSGGELQNIVDSAIHLKALREAGTDHALPRKCTLGMIFEKASTRTRTSFEVGMFELGGHALFMNPNDMQLGRGEEVRDTARVLSRYLSLIMIRSYLHETAVELAGYAEIPVINGLSDREHPCQILADIMTMKEEFGTTEGLRVAYIGDSNNVCNSLLLAAPLAGYEMAVASPEGFLPDDDIVTQAERTGARFDITTSPKEAVSGADVIYTDTWVSMGSETEHDARIRAFAGFTVDEALVQHAQDGAKVLHCLPAHRGEEITGPVMDGPSSLIWNQAENRLHAQKALMMMLLE; encoded by the coding sequence ATGAAACGCGACCTCCTCTCCATACAGGACCTCTCCGGCGGCGAGCTGCAGAATATTGTGGATTCTGCAATTCATCTCAAGGCCCTGCGCGAAGCAGGCACCGACCATGCGCTCCCCCGGAAGTGCACACTCGGGATGATCTTTGAGAAGGCATCCACCCGGACGCGGACATCTTTTGAAGTGGGGATGTTTGAGCTGGGTGGGCATGCCCTCTTTATGAACCCGAATGATATGCAGCTGGGACGCGGAGAGGAGGTGCGTGATACTGCCCGTGTTCTCTCACGGTACCTCTCTCTGATTATGATCCGTTCGTATCTCCATGAAACAGCAGTTGAGCTGGCCGGGTACGCGGAAATTCCCGTTATAAACGGTCTTTCTGATCGGGAACACCCCTGCCAGATCCTTGCAGATATCATGACGATGAAAGAGGAGTTTGGAACAACGGAGGGTCTCCGGGTGGCATATATCGGTGATAGCAACAATGTCTGTAATTCCCTTCTTCTTGCAGCACCCCTCGCCGGCTATGAGATGGCAGTCGCATCTCCGGAAGGATTTCTGCCGGATGACGATATTGTAACTCAGGCAGAGCGTACCGGAGCCCGGTTTGATATTACCACATCTCCGAAAGAGGCGGTTTCAGGTGCAGATGTCATCTACACGGATACCTGGGTTTCAATGGGGAGTGAGACAGAACATGACGCCCGCATTCGCGCCTTTGCGGGGTTCACAGTGGATGAGGCACTGGTGCAGCACGCACAAGACGGCGCAAAAGTGCTGCACTGCCTTCCTGCGCACCGGGGGGAGGAGATAACAGGCCCCGTCATGGACGGCCCCTCATCTCTAATATGGAACCAGGCGGAAAATCGCCTGCATGCCCAGAAAGCACTCATGATGATGCTTCTGGAATAA
- a CDS encoding methanogenesis marker 14 protein gives MCAFFDRFKKPTPNIVESPPPPTSGQGAGLQKPEYRVKPYFIVASVEMGNTTTKCILTGTNLETGRSYIINKTVSMSRDVRLPKEGEEIFGATLVGTPITKESVSELVRDTLIKCHKDAGLSITDDLDFVVRSTGVVAAMDSPDQIGDFVKSLANGCLMAGVPPKKMTPPMSKDNLPKKLQDFSFADKVTFCGTVAGVTPPIGSSGVEMVANEMEGELAMAGIKEGAKWTTVDFRNPCISIDFGTTLDGRITSDVDPKAEYPFARTIGNFCGLAGAIPDAIVRGTGLVQEGKGTALDLFGEKSIIGGLSRKKTAKVREYEEQIHETIDIRIVPPDRKHFGKVPVCADIAMESGIAMIGCDAGKDYSGEEILKEIGADIYRNHGKDVLTQVIDHVCAKMALRLVYVAADEGLIPPNASIGFTGRAAISGRKPEIIMEGITERGLFENPNDHVIFVDDGLARGAALMGRCMLSLGKPKEPIGGVRGGPCIMNRRMKIGK, from the coding sequence ATGTGTGCCTTTTTCGACCGGTTTAAAAAACCGACCCCAAATATTGTTGAGAGTCCACCTCCGCCAACATCGGGACAGGGAGCGGGGCTTCAGAAACCGGAATACCGTGTGAAGCCATATTTCATCGTTGCGTCTGTTGAAATGGGGAATACCACCACCAAATGCATCCTGACCGGCACAAACCTGGAGACAGGGCGTTCCTACATAATCAATAAAACGGTATCAATGAGCCGTGATGTGCGGTTGCCAAAAGAGGGCGAGGAAATCTTTGGTGCAACCCTTGTCGGAACACCGATCACAAAGGAGTCAGTCTCAGAACTTGTACGGGATACCCTGATAAAATGCCATAAGGATGCAGGACTCTCTATAACGGATGATCTGGATTTTGTAGTGCGTTCAACGGGTGTGGTTGCCGCAATGGATTCTCCGGACCAGATCGGCGACTTTGTCAAGTCACTTGCAAACGGATGCCTGATGGCCGGGGTGCCGCCAAAGAAGATGACACCCCCCATGTCAAAAGACAATCTTCCCAAAAAACTGCAGGACTTCAGTTTTGCAGATAAAGTGACCTTCTGCGGCACAGTAGCAGGAGTCACTCCTCCTATCGGTTCATCAGGAGTTGAAATGGTCGCAAACGAGATGGAGGGGGAACTTGCGATGGCAGGAATCAAAGAGGGCGCCAAATGGACTACGGTTGACTTCAGAAACCCCTGCATCTCCATTGATTTCGGAACTACACTGGACGGCAGGATTACCAGTGACGTTGACCCAAAGGCCGAGTATCCCTTTGCACGAACCATTGGTAATTTTTGCGGCCTTGCGGGAGCCATACCAGATGCAATCGTCCGTGGTACCGGACTTGTGCAGGAAGGAAAAGGGACAGCTCTCGACCTCTTTGGTGAAAAAAGCATAATCGGCGGCCTTTCCAGAAAAAAGACTGCCAAAGTCAGGGAGTATGAAGAACAGATCCATGAAACAATTGATATCAGAATCGTCCCGCCGGACCGCAAACATTTCGGTAAAGTCCCTGTCTGTGCCGATATTGCAATGGAATCCGGCATTGCCATGATCGGCTGTGACGCAGGTAAAGATTACAGCGGAGAAGAGATTCTTAAAGAAATTGGGGCAGATATATATAGGAATCATGGGAAAGATGTCCTGACACAGGTTATCGACCATGTCTGTGCAAAGATGGCCCTGCGTCTGGTGTATGTCGCAGCAGATGAAGGCCTTATCCCCCCCAATGCCTCTATCGGATTTACCGGCAGGGCGGCGATATCCGGAAGAAAACCTGAGATAATCATGGAAGGGATCACAGAACGCGGTCTTTTTGAGAATCCCAATGACCATGTCATCTTTGTGGATGACGGTCTGGCACGTGGTGCGGCACTCATGGGACGCTGCATGCTCTCCCTTGGGAAACCAAAAGAACCAATCGGGGGCGTACGCGGCGGGCCGTGTATCATGAACAGGCGCATGAAAATCGGAAAGTAG
- a CDS encoding argininosuccinate synthase — protein sequence MGKGTVILAFSGGLDTSICVPLLKEQYGFDTVVTVAVDVGQPDEDIRVATEKGELIGDKHYTIDIKERFVTEQLFPSIKANGSYEGYPMGTALARPLIAEEIAKIAKAEGATAVSHGCTGKGNDQLRFDFIFRKEGLDIIAPMREMNLTREWEMEYAEKHGIPVPVVKEKPYSVDENCWSRSIEGGQLEDPAFHPPEDIYAWTVSATAAPDEPRELAIGFENGVPVSLDGERLDGYALIRKLNEIAGANGVGRNDMIEDRILGLKAREVYEHPAATVLLKAHADLERLVLTRQELAFKAIVDDKWSELGYMGLVDEPLFAALSAFVDKTQERVTGTVDVVLYKGSVTVAGRSAKEAVYSDDLVSFESTTIDQNDAVGFSAYYGFQARLLAQLRK from the coding sequence ATGGGAAAGGGTACTGTTATTCTTGCTTTTTCCGGAGGTCTTGACACATCAATCTGTGTACCCCTCCTGAAAGAGCAGTATGGGTTTGACACCGTTGTTACTGTTGCAGTCGATGTGGGACAGCCGGATGAGGACATCAGGGTAGCAACCGAAAAAGGGGAACTAATTGGAGATAAACACTACACCATTGACATCAAGGAGCGGTTTGTCACCGAACAACTCTTCCCGTCAATCAAGGCAAACGGTTCATATGAAGGGTATCCAATGGGAACAGCCCTTGCCCGCCCGCTTATCGCTGAAGAGATCGCAAAAATCGCCAAGGCAGAAGGGGCAACCGCCGTATCCCACGGCTGCACGGGAAAAGGAAATGACCAGCTGCGGTTTGACTTCATCTTCCGCAAAGAAGGGCTTGATATCATCGCACCGATGCGTGAGATGAACCTGACACGTGAATGGGAGATGGAATATGCTGAAAAACACGGTATTCCCGTGCCTGTTGTAAAGGAGAAGCCATATTCCGTCGATGAGAACTGCTGGAGCAGGTCTATTGAGGGCGGGCAACTGGAAGACCCGGCATTCCACCCTCCTGAAGACATCTATGCATGGACAGTATCTGCCACTGCAGCGCCTGACGAACCACGTGAACTTGCAATCGGCTTTGAAAACGGTGTTCCGGTCTCTCTTGACGGAGAACGCCTTGACGGATATGCGCTCATCCGTAAACTCAATGAAATTGCCGGTGCAAACGGCGTCGGCAGAAATGACATGATTGAAGACCGGATTTTAGGCCTCAAGGCCCGTGAGGTCTATGAACACCCGGCAGCAACCGTGCTCCTGAAGGCACATGCCGACCTGGAACGCCTCGTGCTAACCAGACAGGAACTCGCGTTCAAGGCAATCGTCGATGACAAATGGTCAGAACTGGGATACATGGGTCTTGTGGACGAACCTCTCTTTGCAGCACTCTCCGCCTTTGTTGACAAAACACAGGAACGGGTGACAGGCACCGTTGATGTCGTGCTCTATAAGGGTAGTGTAACCGTAGCCGGAAGAAGCGCAAAGGAAGCTGTCTATTCTGACGATCTCGTGTCCTTTGAGAGTACGACAATCGACCAGAATGATGCAGTCGGCTTCTCCGCCTACTATGGGTTCCAGGCAAGATTACTCGCACAGCTCAGAAAATAA
- a CDS encoding flavin reductase family protein codes for MKKIISPAPLLYPSPVLLICTYGSDGRPNAMTAAWGGICCSEPPCLSLGIQKSRHTWDNITERGEFMVCIPSETLVSETDFFGIASGRHLDKFAETGLTPVASDVIDAPYIEECPMALACRARDRMHIGSHTLIIGEILSIQADEEVCGEDGMPSIDKVRPLLYDAHTKMYYSVGENAGKAFSSGLKFRQNVYEP; via the coding sequence ATGAAAAAAATCATCAGCCCGGCACCACTACTCTACCCCAGCCCGGTGCTTCTCATCTGCACATACGGAAGTGACGGCCGTCCAAATGCAATGACTGCGGCATGGGGTGGAATATGCTGTTCAGAACCTCCCTGCCTCTCACTGGGGATCCAAAAGAGCCGCCATACCTGGGATAATATTACGGAACGTGGGGAATTTATGGTCTGCATTCCATCTGAAACACTCGTCAGTGAAACCGATTTCTTTGGTATTGCTTCCGGAAGACATCTGGACAAATTCGCAGAGACCGGCCTGACACCGGTAGCAAGCGATGTGATTGATGCGCCTTACATTGAAGAATGTCCGATGGCACTCGCCTGCAGGGCACGCGACCGTATGCACATTGGTTCGCACACACTCATTATTGGTGAAATACTCTCGATCCAAGCCGATGAAGAGGTCTGCGGGGAAGACGGAATGCCCTCTATCGATAAAGTCCGCCCGCTTCTCTATGATGCACACACGAAGATGTATTATTCGGTGGGAGAAAACGCAGGAAAAGCCTTCTCATCAGGACTGAAGTTCAGACAGAATGTATATGAGCCCTGA
- a CDS encoding HEAT repeat domain-containing protein, giving the protein MTNRNDALSRLYTERERRRDENTLILICQLREDGISYRVRAAEALGICGGGEVVPHLIRAAEDDPEPDVRFMAIRSLGKRKDPLAVDPLIGLLACSDKWIRMEAVKALGAIGHPSASSPVGNLCCDPAEPVRRAVAEALGKIGSDACRSTLEMMLDDEDPVVRTAARQSLSLCGSGGTAPEK; this is encoded by the coding sequence ATGACTAACAGGAATGACGCTCTCTCCCGGCTATATACGGAGCGGGAACGGCGACGGGATGAAAATACCCTTATTTTAATCTGCCAGCTGAGGGAAGACGGGATATCTTATCGTGTACGGGCAGCGGAAGCTCTGGGCATCTGCGGCGGAGGTGAGGTTGTGCCCCATCTTATCCGGGCAGCAGAAGATGATCCTGAACCTGATGTCCGGTTCATGGCCATACGGTCTCTGGGAAAAAGGAAGGACCCTCTCGCCGTTGACCCTCTCATTGGACTGCTTGCATGCTCTGACAAATGGATCCGCATGGAAGCGGTGAAGGCGCTGGGAGCTATTGGCCATCCATCTGCCTCCAGTCCGGTCGGTAATCTCTGTTGTGATCCGGCTGAGCCGGTGAGAAGAGCGGTGGCGGAGGCACTGGGAAAGATCGGTAGTGATGCGTGCAGATCTACTCTTGAAATGATGCTCGATGATGAAGATCCCGTGGTGCGAACAGCGGCACGGCAGTCACTGTCACTGTGCGGATCTGGTGGCACTGCCCCGGAAAAGTGA
- a CDS encoding YegP family protein: MPHGKFEIYKDRSGEYRFRLKAANGQTIAIGQGYSSKASCMKGIASIRKNAPDAEIIEIEF, translated from the coding sequence ATGCCTCATGGGAAGTTTGAAATTTATAAGGACCGCTCCGGGGAGTACCGGTTCCGTCTGAAGGCGGCAAATGGCCAGACCATTGCAATCGGCCAAGGGTATTCCTCCAAGGCGTCCTGTATGAAAGGTATAGCAAGTATTCGAAAAAACGCTCCTGATGCTGAAATTATTGAAATTGAATTCTGA
- a CDS encoding beta-propeller domain-containing protein, translating to MKRNIILGLLSAGIVVICVIIGAGILAELPPEMENGTGMQVFTSASALAAYLDSMPQAENGYSTTSMDGNIRVVSEEAALDGAMPPAPVPAQLPQALKSASSGSGGTEAYSSTNVQVGGVDEADFIKNDGKYIYLVSDGRLVIVDAYPPLGAGIVSETPLTGTPSALFLSGNRLVVFSSVRETEFIHPEESAAPVPYARDVTHVYVYDVSDHKEPKIIRDLTVDGTYYDGRMNGNDVFLFTHESLSRHGDLLLLPEVREGDALIAQPPVSVPDIPGYSWQFTTITSFDIRDGSVTDAESFLLGYGSTLYVSVDNIYIAYVWQQPYSAGAWDGFGQAPVEPRGQSVVHRFSVEKGEIAYAATGTFPGRLLNQFSLDEYKGNLRVATTVNEWARDSWVQYNNVYILDSDLTMKGKLEYLAPDERIYAARFIGDRLYLVTFKQMDPFFVIDLTDPTTPAVLGELKIPGYSDYLHPYDATHIIGIGKETVANEWGGFTTGGLKMALFDVADVNHPSEVDRVEIGLPGTDSEALHDHKAFLFDASRGILVLPVHEIVKVPVTGSPYDAYSTKYWQGAYVYRLTPETGFVLKGTVTHNADPDSGYYWGSPDSVLRSLYMDDVLYTVSRTKLVISGLEHPEMVYGTLSLPYNGERYSGSYGVAAEPLFD from the coding sequence ATGAAGCGGAATATAATTTTGGGACTCTTAAGCGCAGGTATCGTGGTTATCTGCGTGATAATCGGTGCAGGAATTCTTGCAGAATTGCCCCCTGAAATGGAGAATGGAACCGGGATGCAGGTATTTACTTCAGCATCTGCACTGGCTGCGTACCTTGACAGCATGCCACAGGCAGAGAACGGGTATTCAACCACGAGTATGGATGGCAATATTCGTGTTGTTTCAGAGGAGGCGGCACTGGATGGTGCAATGCCGCCGGCGCCGGTACCGGCTCAGCTCCCACAGGCTTTGAAAAGTGCGTCGTCCGGTTCAGGGGGAACAGAGGCATATTCGTCTACGAATGTCCAGGTGGGAGGAGTCGATGAAGCCGATTTCATCAAAAATGACGGGAAATACATCTATCTTGTGAGCGACGGCAGACTGGTTATTGTGGATGCCTACCCGCCTCTTGGTGCGGGCATTGTCTCTGAGACGCCGCTTACCGGCACTCCCTCAGCACTGTTTCTCTCGGGCAACCGGCTTGTGGTCTTTTCATCGGTCCGCGAAACGGAATTTATTCACCCCGAAGAGAGTGCGGCACCTGTTCCGTATGCCCGGGATGTGACGCATGTGTATGTGTATGATGTCAGTGACCACAAAGAACCGAAAATCATCCGGGATCTGACAGTGGACGGCACGTATTATGACGGCCGGATGAATGGGAACGATGTCTTTCTCTTTACCCATGAATCCCTCTCACGCCACGGGGATCTTCTGCTGCTGCCTGAGGTGCGCGAAGGTGACGCACTCATTGCACAGCCGCCTGTATCTGTGCCGGATATCCCGGGGTATTCCTGGCAGTTTACCACGATAACCTCCTTTGACATCCGTGACGGGTCGGTCACCGATGCGGAGTCATTCCTGCTGGGATATGGGTCCACGCTCTATGTTTCTGTTGACAATATCTACATCGCATACGTCTGGCAGCAGCCGTATTCTGCAGGGGCATGGGACGGATTTGGACAGGCACCTGTGGAACCCCGTGGACAATCCGTGGTACACCGGTTCTCTGTAGAGAAGGGTGAAATAGCATATGCAGCCACCGGCACCTTCCCCGGCAGACTACTGAACCAGTTCTCCCTGGATGAATACAAAGGGAACCTTAGGGTTGCCACGACGGTGAACGAGTGGGCGCGTGATTCATGGGTGCAGTACAACAATGTCTATATCCTTGATTCTGACCTGACGATGAAGGGAAAACTGGAGTATCTTGCCCCGGATGAGAGGATATATGCTGCCCGGTTCATCGGAGACCGTCTCTATCTGGTCACCTTCAAGCAGATGGACCCGTTCTTTGTCATCGACCTTACCGATCCAACGACGCCTGCGGTTCTGGGCGAACTGAAGATCCCCGGTTACTCAGACTACCTGCATCCCTATGATGCCACGCATATCATTGGTATCGGAAAAGAGACCGTTGCAAATGAGTGGGGCGGGTTTACGACCGGCGGGCTGAAAATGGCGCTCTTTGATGTCGCAGATGTGAACCACCCATCGGAGGTCGACCGGGTGGAGATAGGCCTTCCGGGTACGGATTCAGAGGCACTGCACGATCACAAGGCATTCCTCTTTGATGCATCCCGGGGCATCCTTGTTCTTCCGGTGCATGAAATCGTGAAAGTCCCGGTAACCGGCAGCCCGTATGATGCGTATTCGACAAAATACTGGCAGGGGGCCTATGTCTATCGCCTGACACCGGAGACCGGATTTGTCCTGAAGGGAACGGTGACGCACAACGCAGATCCGGATTCCGGGTATTATTGGGGGTCTCCTGACTCTGTCCTGCGGTCCCTGTATATGGATGATGTGCTCTACACGGTCTCACGCACGAAGCTGGTGATCAGCGGTCTGGAGCATCCGGAGATGGTGTATGGCACGCTTTCCCTTCCCTACAATGGCGAGCGGTATAGTGGCAGCTACGGGGTGGCTGCGGAACCACTGTTTGACTAA